One genomic segment of Gemmatimonadota bacterium includes these proteins:
- a CDS encoding VWA domain-containing protein translates to MFFSTPMILVLLVILPVLLWTYRRQSKARRGGLSFSDISFVNRLKPASALKYRHVPTALRAMAIGLAILALARPQTGTEGAEVMTEGIDIVLALDISGSMGAEDYKPRNRLFVAKSVISDFIRERKNDRIAMVVFAGRSFTQCPLTLDYDVLLGLLDQVEIGLTEDGTAIGMGIANSVNRLRQSAAESKVVILLTDGVNNTGAIDPITAAKAADALGIKIYSIGIGKEGGAPIPVDDPVLGRTYARNRDGSLALTEIDEGTLREVARITGGFYFKATDAEMLSHIYQRIDALERTEMEVIAYSRYTELFGYFLLPAIFLLLADIVLSHTRLRRLP, encoded by the coding sequence ATGTTCTTTTCCACGCCCATGATCCTGGTGTTGCTCGTGATCCTGCCGGTGCTCCTATGGACGTACCGCCGGCAATCGAAGGCACGCCGGGGCGGGCTGAGCTTCTCGGATATCTCCTTTGTCAACCGGCTGAAACCCGCGTCCGCCCTGAAGTACCGCCACGTTCCCACCGCACTTCGCGCCATGGCCATCGGCCTGGCCATCCTCGCCCTGGCCCGCCCGCAGACCGGCACTGAAGGCGCGGAAGTGATGACGGAGGGGATCGACATCGTACTGGCGCTCGATATATCCGGGAGCATGGGGGCGGAAGACTACAAGCCCCGCAACCGGCTTTTCGTGGCCAAGTCCGTGATCTCCGACTTTATCCGGGAACGGAAAAACGACCGGATCGCCATGGTGGTCTTCGCGGGACGTAGCTTCACGCAATGCCCGCTTACGCTGGATTACGACGTCCTGCTCGGTCTGCTGGACCAGGTGGAGATCGGGTTGACTGAAGACGGTACGGCCATCGGGATGGGTATTGCCAATTCCGTCAACCGGCTTCGGCAGAGCGCCGCCGAAAGCAAAGTGGTCATTCTGCTTACCGACGGCGTGAACAACACGGGGGCGATCGACCCCATCACCGCGGCCAAGGCGGCCGACGCGCTGGGGATCAAGATCTACTCGATCGGGATCGGGAAAGAGGGCGGCGCGCCCATCCCGGTCGACGACCCCGTGCTGGGCCGCACGTACGCGCGCAATCGGGACGGCAGCCTCGCCCTCACGGAAATCGATGAAGGGACGCTCAGGGAGGTCGCGCGGATCACGGGAGGATTCTATTTCAAGGCGACCGATGCCGAGATGCTGTCCCACATCTACCAGCGGATAGACGCACTGGAACGCACGGAGATGGAGGTCATCGCGTACTCGAGGTACACCGAACTGTTCGGGTATTTCCTTTTGCCGGCCATTTTTCTCTTACTGGCCGATATCGTGCTGTCGCACACCCGGCTTAGAAGACTGCCGTAG
- a CDS encoding protein BatD: protein MKWSPRHRNRDVRRHAVRRSCLLATVLVAVATDPVDTGAFPGPQEGDPGFSIEASVDSGRITVGDPFLYRVTVKSPGNSAIEWPESGTPPEGFELLSFEHAGPLSGPGGANIDVLRYELTLYRTGEHSIPPFSLKCVLSDGTEISAESEAVPVTVVSVIDDDAADIRDLKSQVDIPGGAPWYYWLIAGLVLLAVTAAVFLYIRRRRNREDPRGSVPAIERPPEEIALEELERLALKEWLAQGRVRAHYSALSEILRRYLSGRYGIAAMEYTTSELLAALNARQVGHEESRVVRDLFEECDMVKFARYTPETHRQLLSLREGREIVERTRPPEVPEVTAQD, encoded by the coding sequence ATGAAATGGTCGCCCAGACACCGAAATCGTGACGTGAGGCGGCATGCGGTGAGGCGTTCCTGTTTACTCGCCACCGTCCTGGTGGCCGTCGCGACGGACCCGGTCGACACCGGAGCCTTCCCGGGACCGCAGGAAGGAGATCCCGGGTTTTCGATCGAGGCCTCGGTGGACAGCGGCCGGATTACTGTGGGCGATCCCTTCCTGTACCGGGTCACCGTGAAGAGTCCCGGCAACTCCGCGATCGAATGGCCGGAATCCGGGACGCCTCCGGAAGGTTTCGAACTCCTGTCCTTCGAGCATGCAGGACCCCTTTCCGGACCCGGCGGCGCGAACATCGATGTGCTCCGGTACGAACTCACCCTGTACCGTACCGGCGAGCATTCCATCCCGCCCTTTTCGCTCAAGTGCGTCCTGTCGGATGGCACCGAAATATCCGCCGAATCGGAAGCCGTTCCGGTTACCGTCGTCAGCGTAATCGACGATGATGCCGCGGATATACGCGATCTGAAATCCCAGGTGGACATCCCCGGCGGGGCGCCCTGGTACTACTGGCTGATCGCCGGACTGGTATTGCTCGCCGTCACGGCGGCCGTCTTCTTGTACATCAGGCGCCGAAGGAACCGGGAGGACCCGCGAGGTTCGGTCCCGGCGATCGAACGCCCGCCCGAAGAGATCGCCCTGGAAGAACTGGAACGGCTGGCCCTGAAGGAGTGGCTGGCCCAGGGACGCGTGAGAGCACACTATTCCGCGCTGTCGGAAATCCTGCGCCGGTACCTGTCCGGGCGCTACGGGATAGCCGCGATGGAATACACGACCTCCGAACTGCTGGCGGCATTGAACGCGCGCCAGGTCGGCCACGAAGAATCCCGGGTCGTCCGGGATCTTTTCGAAGAATGCGACATGGTCAAATTCGCCAGGTATACGCCGGAAACGCATCGGCAGTTGCTTTCGCTGCGGGAAGGACGGGAGATCGTCGAGCGGACACGTCCACCCGAAGTGCCGGAAGTCACTGCACAGGACTGA
- a CDS encoding DUF4340 domain-containing protein — MSGGRYTIVLAVILGLLAAVFFLFVLEEEEVAVAERVFELNAEEVVEIKVAVDGEVTTIEKVPLEGWVITDPVRYAADPDIVVTLLREFSALSPARTIADSAEVLSEYGLEQPSATVEVIRGLDRPMVLLLGDVNPTGAAHYAVEQGTRRVFLISAQINGNLRKTTDALRDRRLMRVEQDEVEEIVLEKGGRRVVLRLDPFGTWRVEAPYRLPAERDEVINALGTITAATAIAFIDDAPTSLAGYGLADPVMTATVKSGDGSVLHTLSLGNEEMGQVYAMTSERRNVYSVSTSIPRQLDREPDFYRRLTAFDFQSYRVPTFSMNIGDENVTLVKHAFEDWRMTTPYELRANDQFITAMLDSLEIMRVRDHIPATDGNSAGYGFEQPAARLSLTIDDRVNPQEIMIGRNSGDGQYTYVMDPAEEWIYAVDAASLQRMPASAIELRDNKILRFKGYEVHMFEVVTPDERLRVRRDQKQRVVWKLEEPSTGDADAISVGRAFSELDSLYSEAFVTADPDADLTTFGLDRPVMELTLQVGGRDNVPEERLSLLVGRSLPGDENLVYVKRRNSPVVSLARAGFIARINEMVAQTPKS, encoded by the coding sequence GTGAGCGGTGGACGGTACACGATCGTGCTGGCCGTGATCCTGGGATTGCTGGCGGCCGTTTTCTTCCTCTTCGTGCTCGAGGAAGAAGAAGTCGCGGTAGCCGAGCGCGTGTTCGAGCTCAACGCGGAAGAGGTCGTCGAGATCAAGGTTGCCGTGGACGGCGAGGTCACCACGATCGAGAAGGTCCCGCTGGAAGGCTGGGTGATTACCGATCCGGTCCGTTACGCGGCGGACCCGGACATCGTGGTTACGCTGCTGCGGGAATTCTCCGCCCTGTCGCCGGCCCGGACCATCGCCGATTCGGCGGAGGTCCTTTCGGAGTACGGCCTCGAGCAGCCGTCGGCGACCGTCGAGGTCATCCGGGGTCTCGACAGGCCCATGGTATTACTGCTGGGAGACGTGAACCCGACGGGCGCGGCCCACTACGCCGTGGAACAGGGCACGCGGCGGGTGTTTCTCATTTCCGCGCAGATCAACGGGAACCTGCGCAAGACGACCGATGCGCTGCGGGACCGCAGGCTGATGCGGGTCGAACAGGACGAGGTGGAGGAGATTGTCCTCGAAAAGGGCGGCCGCCGCGTCGTCCTCAGGCTGGACCCCTTCGGGACCTGGCGCGTGGAAGCGCCGTACCGGCTGCCGGCGGAGCGCGATGAAGTGATCAACGCGTTGGGTACGATCACCGCCGCCACGGCCATTGCCTTCATCGACGACGCGCCGACTTCCCTGGCAGGATACGGCCTGGCGGATCCGGTGATGACGGCGACCGTGAAATCCGGCGACGGCAGCGTTCTCCATACGCTTTCACTGGGCAATGAGGAGATGGGCCAGGTCTACGCCATGACCAGTGAAAGGCGCAACGTATACTCGGTCTCGACGTCGATCCCGCGGCAACTGGACCGGGAGCCCGACTTCTACCGGCGCCTCACGGCCTTCGATTTCCAGTCCTACAGGGTCCCCACTTTCTCGATGAACATCGGAGACGAGAACGTGACCCTGGTCAAGCATGCCTTCGAAGACTGGCGGATGACCACGCCCTACGAGCTGAGAGCGAACGACCAGTTCATCACGGCCATGCTGGACAGCCTGGAGATCATGCGCGTGCGGGACCATATCCCGGCGACGGACGGCAACAGCGCGGGGTACGGTTTCGAGCAACCGGCCGCCCGCCTTTCGCTTACGATCGATGACCGGGTGAACCCCCAGGAAATCATGATCGGTAGGAACTCCGGCGACGGGCAGTACACCTACGTCATGGATCCTGCGGAAGAATGGATCTACGCGGTGGACGCTGCCAGCCTGCAGCGTATGCCGGCCTCCGCGATCGAGTTGCGCGACAACAAGATCCTGCGGTTCAAGGGCTACGAGGTACACATGTTCGAAGTGGTCACACCCGACGAACGGCTGCGGGTGCGCCGCGACCAGAAGCAGAGAGTCGTGTGGAAACTGGAAGAGCCTTCAACGGGAGACGCGGACGCGATCTCGGTCGGCCGGGCCTTCAGCGAGCTGGATTCATTGTATTCGGAGGCCTTCGTAACGGCGGACCCCGATGCGGACCTGACAACCTTCGGACTGGACCGGCCGGTCATGGAACTTACGTTGCAGGTCGGGGGCCGGGACAACGTGCCGGAAGAGCGCTTGTCGCTCCTGGTAGGCAGATCCCTCCCCGGGGACGAGAACCTGGTCTACGTCAAGCGAAGGAACAGCCCCGTCGTGTCTCTGGCCAGGGCCGGGTTCATCGCCCGGATCAATGAAATGGTCGCCCAGACACCGAAATCGTGA